A region from the Bacteroidetes Order II. bacterium genome encodes:
- a CDS encoding N-acetyl sugar amidotransferase, translated as MNTAQPLEAYYGLPTEVKFCKQCVISNQRPASAIEFKHNINSKKVTMALDEEGVCDACRQAEIKNRIDWQVREEQLLQLLDKHRSKDGSYDCIVPGSGGKDSAYQAHVLKYKYGMNPLTVTWPPILYTEYGYENWKNWIDIGGFDNLSFRRNGRVMKLLTKLSIENLLHPFQTFILGQKNFGPKIAAKMGIPLVFYGENEAEYGNPIADNTSSLRDKSYHTFQNIDELYLGGVSIRELREKYEVSLNDLMAFLPPTAEELSKTNVQVHYLGYYLKWTPQEVYYYAVENTGFKARPFRTQGTYSKYNSIDDQIDDLHYYTTYIKFGIGRATYDASQEIRNRHLTREEGVALVERFDGEFPDRYFNGIMDYIGMNPEHFMVLCDKFRSPHLWGKNEKGEWKLRHTVGGKGLND; from the coding sequence ATGAATACAGCACAGCCATTAGAAGCATATTATGGGCTTCCAACAGAAGTAAAGTTTTGCAAGCAATGTGTTATTTCTAACCAACGCCCCGCTTCCGCCATAGAGTTTAAACATAACATCAACTCAAAAAAAGTTACCATGGCTTTGGATGAGGAAGGCGTTTGTGACGCATGCAGGCAAGCTGAAATTAAAAACCGAATAGATTGGCAAGTACGCGAAGAGCAACTTTTACAGCTTTTAGATAAACATCGAAGCAAAGATGGCTCTTATGATTGTATTGTACCGGGCAGTGGCGGCAAAGACAGCGCTTACCAAGCCCATGTATTGAAATACAAATATGGAATGAACCCGTTAACGGTGACCTGGCCTCCCATTCTTTATACCGAATATGGATATGAGAATTGGAAAAACTGGATTGATATAGGCGGTTTCGACAATCTATCCTTCCGCAGAAACGGACGGGTTATGAAACTCTTAACCAAACTGTCCATCGAAAACTTACTACATCCTTTCCAAACCTTCATTTTAGGCCAAAAAAACTTTGGGCCCAAAATTGCCGCCAAAATGGGCATTCCGCTTGTTTTTTATGGCGAAAATGAAGCCGAGTATGGCAATCCCATTGCTGATAATACCTCTTCACTTCGGGATAAATCCTATCATACCTTCCAAAACATAGATGAACTCTATTTAGGTGGAGTTTCCATTCGTGAGCTACGTGAGAAATATGAAGTAAGCCTAAATGACTTAATGGCCTTTTTGCCGCCAACGGCCGAAGAACTAAGTAAAACCAATGTTCAGGTGCATTATTTGGGCTACTACCTTAAGTGGACTCCCCAAGAAGTCTATTATTATGCTGTTGAAAATACAGGATTTAAAGCCCGCCCCTTCCGCACGCAAGGGACTTATAGCAAATACAATAGCATTGACGACCAAATAGACGATCTCCACTATTACACCACCTATATCAAGTTTGGCATTGGACGTGCAACCTATGATGCCTCCCAAGAAATCCGTAATCGCCATCTAACCCGAGAAGAAGGTGTTGCCCTTGTCGAACGCTTTGATGGCGAGTTTCCAGACCGGTACTTCAATGGTATCATGGATTACATCGGCATGAACCCTGAACACTTTATGGTCCTCTGTGATAAATTCCGTTCACCGCACCTTTGGGGTAAAAATGAGAAAGGCGAATGGAAACTACGCCATACAGTAGGAGGTAAAGGATTAAATGACTAA
- the neuC gene encoding UDP-N-acetylglucosamine 2-epimerase (hydrolyzing) has translation MARKICVVTGSRAEYGLLFGLLKEIQEDPDLCLQLVVTGMHLSPEFGLTYKTILQDGFEIHERVEILLSSDSAQGVSKSVGLGLIGFADAFERLKPDLLVLLGDRFEVFAAAQAAMLARIPIAHLHGGETTEGNFDEAIRHSITKMAHLHFTSAEVYRNRVIQLGEAPNRVWNVGALAVDNLKQVPLWSRNQLIENLNITWGNPMLLVTYHPVTNSEESPESQLKALFEAIDAFPNAKAVITKANADTAGRVINQLIETYVATQPHRIFAFTSLGQVRYLSMLQECDLVLGNSSSGIIEAPLFGKPTINIGLRQAGRLRTSSILDCEASKEAIIDAIKTGLSSRFKAQAKETASPYGQVGVAKRIKAVVKSMPLEGILFKTFYDLSQ, from the coding sequence ATGGCTCGTAAAATTTGCGTTGTGACGGGTAGCCGTGCCGAATATGGTCTGCTCTTTGGGCTTTTGAAAGAAATCCAAGAAGACCCTGACCTCTGCTTGCAATTGGTCGTCACAGGCATGCACCTCTCGCCAGAATTTGGACTAACCTATAAAACTATTCTACAAGATGGCTTTGAAATCCATGAAAGGGTCGAAATCCTACTTTCGAGCGATAGCGCCCAAGGCGTTTCAAAAAGTGTTGGTTTGGGGCTAATTGGGTTTGCAGATGCCTTTGAGCGCCTTAAGCCTGATCTTCTGGTTTTACTCGGCGACCGCTTTGAAGTGTTTGCTGCCGCCCAAGCAGCCATGCTTGCCCGCATCCCTATCGCCCATCTACACGGCGGCGAAACCACAGAAGGAAACTTCGATGAAGCCATACGCCATAGTATTACCAAAATGGCCCACTTGCACTTTACTTCAGCCGAAGTCTATCGAAACCGCGTTATTCAATTGGGAGAAGCGCCAAACCGCGTTTGGAATGTAGGAGCCTTGGCAGTGGACAACCTCAAGCAAGTTCCGCTTTGGTCACGCAATCAATTGATCGAAAACCTGAATATTACCTGGGGCAACCCCATGCTTTTAGTGACTTACCATCCTGTAACCAACTCAGAAGAGTCCCCAGAAAGCCAGCTTAAAGCCTTATTTGAAGCTATAGATGCCTTCCCTAACGCAAAAGCGGTGATTACAAAAGCAAATGCGGATACGGCTGGGCGGGTTATTAACCAATTGATCGAAACCTATGTTGCCACACAACCGCATCGTATTTTTGCTTTTACTTCATTGGGACAGGTTCGATATTTGAGTATGTTACAAGAATGTGATTTAGTCTTAGGGAACTCTTCAAGCGGCATCATTGAAGCGCCTCTATTTGGTAAGCCTACTATTAACATTGGTCTAAGACAAGCTGGTCGCCTTAGAACTTCATCTATTTTGGACTGCGAAGCCTCCAAAGAAGCCATTATAGATGCCATTAAAACAGGGCTTAGCTCCCGCTTTAAAGCACAAGCAAAGGAAACTGCTTCGCCTTATGGACAAGTAGGAGTCGCAAAAAGAATCAAGGCCGTTGTCAAAAGTATGCCTTTAGAGGGCATTTTATTTAAAACTTTTTACGATCTTTCTCAATAG
- the neuB gene encoding N-acetylneuraminate synthase, whose translation MNKTQVLIIAEAGVNHNGDLALAKKLIEVAAAAGADYVKFQTFLAKNLVSAHAKKAKYQIENLGAASEDDTQYSMLKQYELSPSDHATLIAHCKACGIRFLSTAFDLESLDLLRQIDLDLYKIPSGEITNLPYLKELGRLGKPIVLSTGMATLEDIEAAIQVLQAAGADRETITVLHCNTEYPTPMEDVNLRAMQTIQTRLGVAIGYSDHTLGIEVPVAAVALGAVCIEKHFTLDRSMPGPDHAASLEPEELKAMVKAIRNIEKALGHGLKTPSPSEIKNMAIARKSIHLAHDLAQGTLLSEADLVMKRPGDGLSPMELPNVLGKRLKYALAADHKLDLKDLA comes from the coding sequence ATGAATAAAACTCAAGTGCTAATCATTGCAGAGGCTGGCGTAAACCACAATGGAGATTTAGCCCTTGCAAAGAAGTTGATAGAAGTTGCCGCTGCTGCGGGGGCAGACTATGTAAAGTTTCAAACTTTTTTAGCCAAAAACTTAGTCAGTGCTCATGCTAAAAAAGCGAAATATCAAATTGAAAACTTGGGTGCGGCTTCGGAAGATGACACCCAATATTCGATGCTTAAGCAATATGAATTAAGCCCTTCAGACCATGCAACATTGATTGCACATTGTAAGGCTTGTGGCATTCGCTTCCTTTCTACCGCCTTCGACCTAGAGAGCTTAGACTTATTGCGCCAGATTGACCTTGACTTATATAAAATTCCATCAGGTGAAATCACCAATTTGCCCTATCTAAAAGAACTTGGTCGTTTAGGTAAACCGATTGTTTTGTCAACGGGTATGGCAACTTTGGAGGACATCGAAGCTGCGATTCAGGTTTTACAGGCAGCAGGAGCAGACCGAGAAACCATTACAGTCCTGCACTGCAATACCGAATATCCAACGCCTATGGAGGATGTAAACTTGCGGGCGATGCAGACCATTCAAACACGCTTGGGCGTGGCAATTGGGTACTCCGATCATACTTTAGGGATCGAAGTACCCGTGGCAGCCGTTGCTTTGGGGGCCGTTTGTATCGAAAAGCATTTTACCTTAGATCGGTCTATGCCAGGCCCAGACCATGCCGCCTCTTTAGAACCAGAAGAGCTTAAAGCAATGGTTAAAGCCATTCGCAACATTGAAAAAGCGTTAGGACATGGGCTAAAAACGCCTTCTCCTTCTGAAATAAAAAATATGGCGATTGCCCGAAAAAGCATCCATTTAGCCCATGACCTCGCTCAAGGAACCTTGCTAAGTGAAGCAGATTTGGTGATGAAGCGCCCCGGTGATGGTCTCTCGCCGATGGAACTGCCTAACGTTTTAGGCAAACGCCTCAAGTATGCTTTAGCGGCTGACCATAAACTTGATTTAAAGGATTTGGCATAA